The genomic interval GCCGGCACGTGGTCCGACGTCAAGCTGGATGTCGCCTCCGCCGACGTGGAGCTCGCCGAGGCCACCGGCGACGTCGCGCTGGACTCGGCCAGCGGCGACCTCGGCGTGGGCCGGATCGGTGGCTCCGCCAAGCTCGGCACGGCCTCCGGCGACGTGCGCCTCGATGACGTCACCGGTGACGTCAAGGTGAAGTCGGCGAGCGGCGACGTGCGGGTCGGCGCCGTCGGGGGTTCCCTGCGCGCGTCCACCGCCTCGGGCGACCTCAGCGTCGGCCGGCTGAGCACCGGACGGAGCGAGATCAGCACCGCGTCCGGCGACGTCCGGGTCGGCATCACCGCCGGCGCCGGGGTGTGGCTCGACCTGAACACCGCTTCCGGCCGCACCACCAGCGACCTCACGCCGACCGGCGACACCCCGCCCACCGGCGCCACCATCGAGCTGCGGGTCCGTACGGCCAGCGGCGACATCCACATCCACCGCTCGTCCGAAGGGAAAACCGTCTGATGCTGCCCGACAACCGTTTCGGCATCGAGAACAACGCCCGCCGCCTCATCGGGAACCGCCGCAAGCGCGCCGGCCGGTTCACCCCGCCGGACTGGCCGGTGAGCCGCGGGCCGACCCCGAACCCGCGCCGTGAGGCCTGA from Paractinoplanes brasiliensis carries:
- a CDS encoding DUF4097 family beta strand repeat-containing protein, which produces MFEFDHPAPVTVSLRTNAGLVGLHAEQRDTVQVTVEAMDDRDTSREAADKTRVVLDGDTLLIEVPHDAKIWRRAPKLAITARVPAGSTLHGKSASAGIQAAGTWSDVKLDVASADVELAEATGDVALDSASGDLGVGRIGGSAKLGTASGDVRLDDVTGDVKVKSASGDVRVGAVGGSLRASTASGDLSVGRLSTGRSEISTASGDVRVGITAGAGVWLDLNTASGRTTSDLTPTGDTPPTGATIELRVRTASGDIHIHRSSEGKTV